Part of the Rhodothermaceae bacterium genome, TTTAAGAGTGGGTACGTTGTTTTTGGAAGCCTACTGGATAGAGGTCCAGTCCACCGAGATAGAAGTAAATCGCATTGGCAAACCGCTCTTTGTTTCGGAATCCTCGTGCGCGAACTTTGACCATCTTGATCCGGCTGTTCATGCGTTCCGCTGGGCCATT contains:
- a CDS encoding transposase; translation: MRCRLAPMKKAAKTIKNHLWGILNAIVLGVSNGPAERMNSRIKMVKVRARGFRNKERFANAIYFYLGGLDLYPVGFQKQRTHS